From a region of the Helianthus annuus cultivar XRQ/B chromosome 5, HanXRQr2.0-SUNRISE, whole genome shotgun sequence genome:
- the LOC118492185 gene encoding uncharacterized protein LOC118492185 → MSLLLRGQVVSLLAARALVDTVGDIYYKTYNEEERGDAPHQASWGLKQKDTFHEFGPCRELFLNSFTPAEVNRQRAKPHELLYRTFILGEANARAANHQIVREWRTMVRERADWEGYRERMLKRIAEFEKSRAAFDEEIAKFEADKKAEEWGREGLQKKLHNVEDELAKEKAEFKRICAQDNERAYAARQKIVDLEAKVADLTSKVEEAHGEKAAKQQMEVELSEAKVQLSSKDRDLHAKDAEIAELKRRLNEQIDRCESLEIDLEAERVKAATLVSEAEWMRTRGVALVANSILNAGELDHAVAALTDAARAVGHRGGYLECASHVEQVLGQEFDVSHCSVTERADAALAHAENSYDNLTLPIMDLVVESLKKDDWCQRLKAVLDPPVTVELSDEEPAGDDGGDGDDDGNDDDGEDDGDDDGDRRDE, encoded by the exons ATGTCACTACTTCTAAGGGGTCAGGTCGTTTCACTTCTAGCGGCGCGAGCTCTGGTGGACACCGTTGGTGATATCTATTATAAAACTTATAATGAAGAAGAACGTGGTGATGCTCCTCATCAAGCCTCTTGGGGCTTAAAACAGAAAGATACCTTCCACGAGTTCGGCCCTTGCCGCGAGTTGTTCTTGAACTCGTTTACTCCTGCAGAGGTCAATCGGCAAAGGGCGAAGCCCCATGAATTGTTATATCGCACCTTTATACTTGGAGAGGCCAACGCTCGTGCTGCCAATCACCAGATAGTTCGCGAATGGCGAACAATGGTTAGAGAGCGTGCCGACTGGGAGGGTTATCGTGAGCGCATGTTAAAACGCATTGCTGAGTTTGAAAAGTCCAGGGCTGCTTTTGATGAGGAGATAGCCAAATTTGAAGCCGATAAGAAGGCCGAAGAATGGGGCCGCGAGGGCCTGCAAAAGAAACTCCACAATGTTGAGGATgaactggccaaggagaaggccgagtttaAACGTATTTGCGCCCAAGACAACGAGCGCGCCTACGCGGCTCGACAGAAGATTGTTGATCTTGAGGCTAAAGTTGCTGATTTGACATCGAAGGTAGAGGAGGCGCATGGAGAGAAggctgccaagcagcagatggag GTTGAGCTATCTGAGGCCAAGGTGCAGCTGTCTAGCAAGGACAGAGATCTCCACGCTAAGGACGCTGAGATTGCGGAGCTCAAACGTCGCTTGAACGAGCAAATCGACAGATGTGAGTCGTTGGAGATCGACCTGGAGGCCGAGAGGGTTAAGGCTGCTACGCTTGTCTCGGAGGCTGAAtggatgcgcactcgtggagtagCGCTG gttgccaactccatctTAAATGCTGGCGAGCTCGATCACGCCGTTGCTGCTCTCACGGATGCGGCGCGTGCGGTGGGTCATCGAGGAGGTTACTTGGAATGTGCCAGTCACGTTGAGCAGGTGCTAGGGCAAGAATTTGATGTAAGCCATTGCTCGGTGACTGAACGTGCTGATGCTGCGCTTGCACATGCTGAAAACTCGTATGACAACCTTACCTTGCCTATCATGGATCTGGTTGTGGAATCTTTGAAAAAAGACGACTGGTGCCAGCGTCTTAAAGCAGTCCTCGACCCACCAGTTACCGTCGAACTATCCGATGAAGAACCAGCTGGTGATGACGGTggagatggtgatgatgatggcaacGATGACGATGGTGAGGATGAcggagatgatgatggtgatcgaCGCGATGAATAG